In the Clavelina lepadiformis chromosome 8, kaClaLepa1.1, whole genome shotgun sequence genome, one interval contains:
- the LOC143468738 gene encoding cyclin-Y-like protein 1: MGNKQCSCVSSNSPSDAKQRGKKGQDFLSHNSHDDGHNSLAANANESNASKLQHISDREQIDDLDETRTPSDHPKALTIFMSVSQTEMAEQHRLSVHNSASPGSASHKRRSSCSTIYLDDSTVSQPNIKASIKCVALAVFYHIKHREMEEKHTPAIFDEKLHPLSRDEVPVDYAVKLPDHRQIYRFIRTLFSAAQLTAECAIVTLIYLERLLSYAEICICPANWKRILLGAILLASKVWDDQAVWNVDYCQILKDISVEDMNEMERQFLELVNFNINVPSSVYAKYYFDLRSLATANNLLFPCEPLSKDRARKLEATSRSCEMKFKNRSLRRSVSVDNLAGAVNTSVVLS; encoded by the exons ATGGGCAATAAACAATGTAGCTGTGTTTCTTCCAATTCGCCGAGCGATGCAAAGCAACGTGGCAAGAAAGGACAAGATTTTTTATCTCACAACTCGCACGACGATGGACATAACTCTCTGGCTGCCAATGCAAATGAATCAAATGCATCGAAGCTTCAGCACATCAGTGACAGAGAACAAATTGACG ATCTCGACGAAACACGAACGCCTTCAGACCATCCTAAAGCACTTACTATATTCATGAGCGTTTCTCAGACAGAGA TGGCAGAGCAACACAGGTTGAGTGTTCACAACTCG GCATCTCCGGGCTCTGCATCTCACAAGAGAAGAAGTTCTTGTTCAACAATCTATCTTGATGACAGCACTGTCAGTCAGCCGAATATCAAAGCCTCTATTAAATG TGTTGCACTGGCAGTGTTCTATCACATAAAACATAGAGAAATGGAGGAGAAGCACACACCCGCTATATTTGATGAGAAATTACATCCTTTATCT AGAGATGAAGTACCTGTAGATTATGCCGTCAAGCTTCCAGATCATCGACAGATTTACAGATTTATCCGGACTTTGTTCAGCGCTGCTCAGCTCACTGCAGAATGTGCCATTGTCACTTTG ATTTATCTGGAGCGGTTGTTGTCGTATGCTGAGATTTGTATTTGTCCTGCCAACTGGAAGCGAATATTATTAG GTGCAATATTGTTGGCCTCGAAAGTGTGGGACGACCAGGCTGTGTGGAATGTTGATTATTGCCAGATTTTAAAAGATATCTCAGTGGAAGACAT gAATGAAATGGAGAGGCAGTTCCTCGAACTTGTTAATTTTAACATTAATGTGCCGAGTAGTGTCTATGCAAAGTATTACTTTGACCTTCGATCCCTTGCCACTGCCAACAACTTGCTTTTTCCCTGCGAGCCTCTCAGCAAGGACAGGGCGAGAAAACTTGAG GCGACCTCTCGATCTTGTGAGATGAAATTCAAGAACCGCTCGCTCCGTCGCAGCGTCAGCGTCGACAACCTCGCAGGGGCCGTCAACACGAGCGTCGTGTTGTCATAG